From Acetobacteroides hydrogenigenes, one genomic window encodes:
- the recQ gene encoding DNA helicase RecQ: MAEEVHASLTEYLKKYFGFSSFKGNQEAIIQNVLEGKDTFVLMPTGGGKSLCYQLPALKMEGTAIVISPLIALMKNQVDAMRSFIEGDGIAHFLNSSLSKTAVAKVKQDILEGRTKLLYVAPESLTKEDNIQFLKQINISFYAIDEAHCISEWGHDFRPEYRRIRPIITEIGKAPLIALTATATPKVQHDIQKNLGMLDATVFKSSFNRANLYYEVRPKQDATKEIIKFIKANSGKSGIIYCLSRKKVEELADALKVNGIKAVPYHAGLDSNSRSENQDKFLMEETDVVVATIAFGMGIDKPDVRYVIHYDIPKSLEGYYQETGRAGRDGGEGNCIAFYSYKDIQKLEKFMHGKPIAEQEIGKQLLQDTVSYAESSVCRRKTLLLYFGEDYTQENCGNCDNCLNPKELFDGKDAILKTLDVIVELQEKFKADHVVNFLVGNATSGIKTYKHHTNELFGIGKEKDEKYWNGIIRQMLIHHLLTKDIENYGLLKISPRGRAFMEEPYSIMMAKDHDYGDSDDDEAAGTGAGKGGGAADEALFSLLKDLRKSMSKKLGLPPFVLFQDPSLEDMSIQYPISMEELQNITGVGVGKAKKYGKEFIELIKKYVEENEIERPQDMVVKSVVNKSGNKVFIIQSIDKRMDLEDIANAKGMDMKDLLSEMEAIVNSGTRINLDYYINEHVDEDKLDEVFDYFKNEAKTESIEEALDFLGEDDYTEEEVRLIRIKFISEMGN, from the coding sequence ATGGCCGAAGAGGTTCATGCATCTTTAACGGAGTACTTAAAAAAGTATTTCGGTTTTTCTAGTTTCAAAGGAAATCAGGAAGCAATAATTCAAAACGTTCTAGAGGGGAAGGATACCTTTGTTCTTATGCCTACAGGCGGGGGAAAGTCGTTGTGCTATCAGCTACCCGCCCTTAAAATGGAAGGTACAGCAATTGTAATATCTCCTCTTATAGCCTTGATGAAGAATCAGGTTGATGCGATGCGCAGCTTTATAGAGGGCGATGGAATTGCACACTTCCTGAATTCTTCGTTGTCGAAAACTGCTGTTGCAAAGGTAAAGCAGGATATCTTAGAAGGGCGTACGAAACTTCTCTATGTTGCACCAGAATCACTTACCAAAGAAGATAATATTCAGTTTCTAAAACAGATAAATATATCTTTTTACGCAATTGATGAGGCGCATTGTATCTCGGAATGGGGACACGATTTTCGTCCGGAGTATAGGCGAATTCGTCCAATTATTACCGAAATAGGGAAGGCCCCATTAATAGCGCTTACTGCAACAGCAACGCCCAAGGTTCAGCATGATATCCAAAAAAACCTTGGAATGCTCGATGCAACGGTATTTAAATCGTCGTTCAATCGTGCCAATCTCTACTACGAGGTTCGCCCCAAGCAGGATGCAACTAAGGAGATCATAAAGTTCATCAAAGCGAATAGCGGGAAATCGGGCATCATTTACTGCTTAAGCCGTAAAAAAGTAGAAGAACTGGCCGATGCGCTAAAGGTTAACGGCATAAAGGCAGTCCCTTACCATGCTGGGCTTGATTCTAACTCTCGCTCTGAAAATCAGGACAAGTTTTTGATGGAGGAAACGGATGTTGTAGTGGCAACTATTGCGTTTGGTATGGGAATCGACAAACCCGATGTTCGCTATGTTATACACTACGATATTCCTAAAAGCTTAGAGGGTTACTATCAAGAAACGGGGCGTGCTGGGCGCGATGGCGGCGAAGGAAACTGCATTGCTTTCTACAGCTACAAGGATATCCAAAAGCTGGAGAAGTTTATGCATGGCAAGCCTATTGCTGAGCAGGAAATCGGGAAACAGCTTCTTCAGGATACCGTTTCTTACGCGGAATCTTCGGTATGCCGTCGAAAAACGCTGCTTCTGTACTTCGGAGAAGATTATACCCAAGAAAACTGCGGAAACTGCGACAATTGCTTGAATCCAAAGGAACTTTTCGATGGTAAGGATGCAATTCTAAAAACTCTGGATGTTATTGTTGAGCTTCAAGAAAAGTTTAAGGCCGACCATGTCGTGAACTTCTTGGTTGGGAATGCGACATCGGGTATCAAAACCTATAAGCATCACACCAATGAGCTCTTTGGAATTGGCAAGGAAAAGGATGAAAAGTACTGGAATGGCATCATCCGACAGATGCTAATTCATCATCTACTTACAAAGGATATTGAGAACTATGGGCTTCTGAAGATATCTCCCCGAGGTCGGGCGTTTATGGAAGAGCCCTACTCTATAATGATGGCAAAAGACCATGATTATGGCGATTCCGATGACGATGAAGCAGCAGGAACTGGCGCAGGTAAAGGGGGAGGAGCCGCCGATGAGGCGCTATTCTCCTTGCTGAAAGATTTGAGGAAATCAATGTCGAAAAAGCTCGGACTTCCTCCATTTGTGCTATTCCAGGATCCATCTCTCGAAGATATGTCGATACAGTATCCGATCTCGATGGAAGAGCTGCAGAATATCACCGGGGTTGGGGTCGGAAAGGCGAAGAAGTACGGCAAGGAGTTCATCGAGCTCATTAAAAAGTATGTTGAGGAGAATGAGATTGAGCGGCCTCAGGATATGGTCGTGAAATCGGTTGTTAACAAGTCGGGGAATAAGGTCTTTATTATCCAGAGCATTGATAAGCGGATGGATCTCGAAGATATCGCAAATGCTAAAGGAATGGACATGAAGGATCTGTTGTCCGAAATGGAGGCGATCGTAAACTCGGGTACCCGCATCAACCTTGACTACTACATCAACGAGCATGTTGATGAGGATAAGCTGGACGAGGTGTTCGACTACTTCAAAAATGAAGCAAAGACGGAGTCTATTGAGGAAGCATTGGATTTCCTTGGTGAAGATGATTATACAGAAGAGGAAGTAAGGCTAATCCGGATTAAGTTTATCTCAGAAATGGGCAACTAG
- a CDS encoding KpsF/GutQ family sugar-phosphate isomerase, which produces MENNFDIKSFARKTILEEAKAVEQIANYIDDEFADIAMLLYSCKGRVIVSGIGKSAIIASKIVATMNSTGTPSIFMHAADAIHGDLGLIQPNDIIIILSKSGNTPEIKVLVPLIRNLGNKIIALVSSTDSYLALNADYVLKATVEKEACPNNLAPTSSTTAQLVLGDALAMTLIKLRGFTSNDFARFHPGGSLGKKLYMRVADVISPEVPKVSLDEKIRSIIMEISSKRLGATAVVNEDQSLAGIITDGDLRRMLEKGTNVEKLQAKDIMTINPKTIDINELAINAFDKMEKNKITQLAVIQNGKYAGMVHIHDILREGIA; this is translated from the coding sequence ATGGAGAATAACTTCGACATAAAATCATTTGCAAGAAAAACCATCCTCGAAGAGGCAAAAGCAGTAGAACAAATAGCCAACTACATCGACGATGAGTTTGCCGACATAGCCATGCTACTCTACAGCTGCAAAGGGCGAGTTATCGTTTCGGGCATAGGGAAAAGCGCCATAATTGCTAGCAAAATTGTGGCTACTATGAATTCGACCGGAACGCCATCTATTTTTATGCATGCAGCAGATGCCATTCATGGAGATCTTGGCCTAATTCAGCCAAACGACATCATAATCATACTATCTAAGAGCGGCAATACTCCAGAGATAAAGGTTCTTGTTCCCCTTATTCGCAATCTCGGAAACAAAATCATAGCGCTAGTTTCGAGCACGGACTCTTATCTTGCGCTGAACGCCGACTATGTTTTAAAAGCAACAGTCGAAAAGGAGGCTTGTCCAAACAATCTTGCGCCAACCTCATCTACTACAGCACAGCTGGTTCTTGGCGATGCACTTGCCATGACGCTAATAAAGCTCAGAGGATTTACCTCGAACGACTTCGCAAGGTTCCACCCAGGAGGATCTTTAGGGAAAAAGTTATACATGCGAGTTGCAGATGTAATATCACCAGAGGTACCCAAGGTTTCTCTTGATGAAAAAATCCGTTCCATAATAATGGAAATCTCGTCAAAACGGTTAGGCGCAACTGCCGTTGTAAACGAAGACCAATCTCTTGCGGGCATAATCACCGATGGCGATTTAAGAAGAATGCTCGAAAAGGGAACCAACGTAGAAAAGCTACAAGCAAAGGATATCATGACGATCAACCCTAAAACCATTGACATTAACGAATTAGCCATAAATGCTTTCGATAAAATGGAGAAAAACAAGATCACCCAACTTGCGGTAATCCAGAATGGGAAATACGCAGGAATGGTCCACATCCATGATATTCTGAGAGAAGGTATTGCATAA
- a CDS encoding DUF5686 and carboxypeptidase-like regulatory domain-containing protein: MQRRTFTLLKFFSFIVIFGAPILCAAQTTKVKGRVIDANTKEALPFCNISFIKSTVGTITDQNGFFSIDAKQATDSISVQYVGYNRRSFPVKKNTTNNYTIELIPQNYALQEVVVRPGENPAHAFFRKIVANKSRNSVTNLPSYSYNAYTKMQIDVNNIKNELKDKKLLKQFKFVFDYLDTNKMTGKTYIPILISESLSDYYYSNSPKREKEVIKASKTSGIDNKSVAQFTGRMYQNINIYDNFIDFFDQGLISPLNNNGLSYYKYYLQDTALIDGKQCIRMNFVPKRKQEPTFTGEMWVHDTTYAVVKVVLQLNKGANINWVNAMAAEQVFQPVNDSVWFPKSSNLFIDFKITKGTVGFFGRNTSVISNVKLKAEFPDSTKKTSPDVILSDEAINKDTSYWAQNRPVELSAQEKGIYTMVDRVKEVPLFKTATNITNLLVNYYYPIGYFEYGPYYQTYSNNRIEGDRLKFGGRTSNKVSTKIMVGGFAAYGFKDEKFKYGGDVLYMFSKEPRITGYASYKKDMEQMGLSPFSLAEDNILTSVLRRNPNYKLNLIEQTKFKFDYEWVPGISSGIEINYKNINASEFVTMNRLDGTGETHMPITNIVLSTRIAKGEKFVAGEFERISLGSDNPIINVTATFGIKSIFGSKYSYTLLDANYVHKVPLNPFGYLRYIIEGGKLFGTVPYPLLKLHEGNETYALNKFSFNMMNYYEFASDQWVSLTLEHHFNGFFLNHIPLMRKLKWREVAYGKGLIGSLSNANKTGEFIFPSGLSDVSKPYYEVGVGVENIFKIIRIDAIWRLSHLSNPNIDKFGIRAGLQIIF, encoded by the coding sequence ATGCAAAGGCGTACTTTTACACTTCTAAAGTTTTTCTCCTTCATTGTTATTTTTGGAGCCCCTATTCTCTGCGCTGCTCAAACCACCAAAGTAAAAGGCAGGGTTATCGACGCAAACACCAAAGAAGCGCTTCCCTTTTGTAATATATCCTTCATAAAATCAACAGTTGGAACAATCACAGATCAAAATGGATTTTTCTCAATTGATGCCAAGCAGGCCACTGACTCGATTTCAGTGCAATACGTTGGTTACAATCGAAGATCTTTCCCAGTAAAAAAGAACACAACGAATAACTACACGATAGAGCTTATTCCGCAAAACTACGCGTTACAAGAAGTGGTTGTAAGGCCTGGTGAAAATCCTGCTCATGCCTTTTTTAGAAAAATTGTTGCAAATAAGAGTAGAAATAGCGTAACCAATCTGCCATCATACAGCTACAACGCATACACAAAAATGCAAATCGATGTAAACAACATCAAAAATGAGCTCAAGGACAAAAAACTTCTTAAGCAGTTTAAGTTCGTCTTCGACTACCTAGATACAAATAAGATGACGGGAAAAACCTACATTCCCATACTTATCTCTGAATCACTATCAGACTACTACTACTCCAACTCCCCAAAAAGAGAGAAAGAAGTTATTAAGGCTAGCAAGACTTCTGGGATCGACAACAAGAGTGTTGCTCAATTTACTGGAAGAATGTACCAAAACATCAACATTTACGACAACTTTATAGATTTCTTCGACCAAGGCTTAATAAGCCCCCTCAATAACAACGGGCTTTCCTACTATAAGTACTATCTTCAGGACACCGCACTTATAGATGGCAAGCAATGCATAAGAATGAACTTCGTTCCGAAGCGAAAGCAAGAGCCTACTTTCACAGGCGAGATGTGGGTACACGATACTACTTACGCCGTTGTCAAAGTGGTCCTGCAGCTCAACAAGGGTGCCAACATCAACTGGGTAAACGCAATGGCGGCCGAACAGGTTTTCCAGCCCGTAAACGATTCTGTATGGTTTCCCAAAAGCAGCAACCTTTTCATCGACTTTAAGATAACCAAAGGAACCGTCGGCTTTTTTGGACGTAACACAAGCGTCATCTCCAATGTGAAACTAAAAGCAGAATTTCCCGACTCCACAAAAAAAACTTCTCCAGACGTAATACTTAGCGACGAAGCTATTAATAAAGACACCAGCTACTGGGCTCAAAACCGCCCAGTAGAGCTCTCTGCTCAAGAAAAAGGCATCTACACAATGGTTGATAGGGTTAAGGAGGTTCCCTTATTCAAAACTGCAACAAACATCACCAACCTTCTTGTTAACTACTACTATCCAATAGGATACTTCGAATATGGACCTTACTATCAAACCTACAGCAACAACAGGATAGAAGGAGATAGGCTCAAATTTGGAGGTCGAACCTCCAACAAGGTTTCCACTAAAATTATGGTTGGAGGTTTTGCTGCTTATGGTTTTAAGGATGAAAAATTTAAGTACGGAGGCGATGTGCTTTACATGTTTAGCAAGGAACCTCGAATAACAGGATATGCATCATACAAAAAGGACATGGAACAGATGGGGCTTAGCCCATTCTCCCTCGCCGAAGATAATATCCTAACATCAGTACTCCGCCGTAATCCCAACTATAAGCTTAACTTAATCGAGCAAACAAAATTCAAGTTCGACTACGAATGGGTACCAGGCATCTCCAGTGGCATTGAAATCAACTACAAGAACATCAATGCTTCTGAATTCGTAACCATGAACCGTTTGGACGGAACAGGAGAAACACACATGCCTATAACAAACATCGTTTTAAGCACTCGTATCGCTAAAGGAGAGAAGTTTGTTGCTGGAGAATTTGAGCGCATATCGCTAGGCAGTGATAACCCTATTATTAACGTAACCGCCACCTTTGGTATAAAGAGCATCTTTGGATCGAAGTATAGTTATACCCTGCTAGATGCTAACTACGTCCATAAGGTACCTTTAAATCCATTCGGATATCTTCGCTATATAATAGAAGGGGGCAAACTATTTGGTACAGTTCCTTACCCACTGCTTAAACTGCATGAGGGGAATGAGACTTATGCGCTCAACAAGTTTTCTTTTAACATGATGAACTACTACGAATTTGCCAGCGACCAGTGGGTAAGTCTAACTCTAGAACATCACTTCAACGGATTCTTTCTAAACCACATACCTCTAATGAGGAAACTAAAATGGAGAGAAGTTGCCTACGGGAAAGGCCTTATAGGCTCTCTCTCCAATGCCAACAAAACAGGTGAATTCATATTCCCCAGTGGCTTATCAGACGTTAGCAAGCCATACTATGAAGTTGGCGTTGGGGTTGAGAATATCTTCAAGATAATCCGCATTGATGCAATATGGAGGCTTAGCCATTTAAGCAATCCTAACATCGATAAATTTGGCATAAGAGCAGGTCTTCAGATTATTTTCTAA
- the lptB gene encoding LPS export ABC transporter ATP-binding protein, with product MKLHSNNLVKRYKTRTVVKGVSIEVNQGEIVGLLGPNGAGKTTSFYMIVGLIRPNEGEIFLDDENITNMPMYMRAQKGIGYLAQEASVFRTLSVEDNIKTVLELTKLSASEQKDKLESLLNEFSLQKIRKSLGIQLSGGERRRTEIARCLAIDPKFILLDEPFAGVDPIAVEDIQGIVKKLVDKNIGIIITDHNVHETLSITDRAYLLYDGEILRSGTAEVLANDETVRRLYLGQNFELRK from the coding sequence ATGAAATTACACAGCAATAACTTAGTAAAACGATATAAAACACGCACCGTAGTTAAAGGCGTATCCATAGAGGTAAACCAAGGTGAAATCGTAGGATTACTTGGTCCTAACGGAGCAGGTAAAACAACCAGCTTTTATATGATTGTTGGCTTAATTCGCCCTAACGAAGGCGAGATATTTCTTGATGATGAAAATATCACCAACATGCCGATGTACATGCGTGCCCAAAAAGGAATCGGCTATCTAGCTCAAGAAGCGTCCGTCTTTCGCACTTTAAGCGTGGAAGATAACATCAAGACCGTACTAGAGCTAACCAAGCTAAGCGCTTCGGAACAAAAGGACAAGTTAGAGTCTCTTCTTAACGAATTTAGCCTTCAAAAGATTCGTAAGAGTTTGGGGATTCAGCTGTCAGGAGGTGAGCGTCGCAGAACAGAGATTGCCCGCTGCTTGGCCATCGACCCTAAGTTTATTCTACTCGACGAACCATTCGCAGGAGTAGACCCCATTGCAGTAGAAGACATTCAGGGTATTGTAAAAAAATTGGTTGATAAAAATATCGGCATAATTATAACCGACCACAACGTGCACGAAACCCTTTCAATTACCGACCGAGCGTACCTTCTATATGACGGTGAAATACTTAGAAGCGGAACAGCAGAGGTTCTTGCCAACGACGAGACCGTTAGAAGACTATACCTCGGACAAAACTTCGAGCTTCGCAAGTAG
- the tig gene encoding trigger factor codes for MNIAKENVDALNAVLKINIEPSDYEGNLDKALANYRRNARIDGFRPGKVPAGIINKMYRKPALVDEINKLVSDSISNFLKESDTKILGEPLPSESQKAIDWDNDKAFEFCFDLGIAPAVDIKLTKRDKVNYYNIAIDDEMRNSYITSYQSRFGKMSDVDVAEGKEDFLRGNLSQADGLSIENAAFSLRQVAKDEIKAQFAGKKDGDTVEFNVNEAFENETDRAALLNVKKEELGAINPIFSFTITEIKNFEKAEVNQELYDKAFGEGNVKSYEEFVAKVDEEIRVNLAKEGDYKLLVDLREKLIDKADLQLPEEFLKRWIYVINEGKFTKEAIEKEFPAFAEDMKWQLIKEFFVTTNNIEVSEEELQAAAEEYAGYQFAQYGMRNLPQEYLTKYASDILQNKEERRRIVEKKFEDKVVAAAKELVKVEDKEVSAKDFDKLFEK; via the coding sequence ATGAATATTGCAAAGGAGAACGTTGATGCTCTAAACGCAGTGCTTAAGATTAACATCGAGCCAAGCGACTACGAAGGAAATCTCGACAAGGCACTTGCCAACTACCGTAGAAACGCACGAATCGACGGCTTCCGTCCTGGCAAAGTACCTGCTGGGATTATCAACAAGATGTACCGCAAGCCTGCTCTCGTTGACGAGATCAACAAGCTTGTTTCAGATTCGATTTCGAACTTCCTAAAGGAAAGCGACACCAAGATTTTAGGCGAGCCCCTTCCAAGCGAGTCTCAAAAGGCTATCGACTGGGATAACGACAAGGCTTTCGAATTCTGCTTCGACTTAGGCATCGCTCCTGCTGTTGACATTAAGTTGACCAAGAGAGATAAGGTAAACTACTACAACATTGCCATCGACGATGAAATGCGCAACAGCTATATCACCAGCTACCAAAGCCGTTTCGGAAAGATGTCGGATGTTGATGTTGCTGAAGGCAAAGAGGATTTCCTTCGCGGTAACCTATCGCAAGCCGACGGCCTAAGCATCGAAAACGCAGCATTCTCGCTTCGTCAGGTTGCTAAGGACGAGATCAAGGCTCAATTCGCAGGCAAAAAAGATGGAGACACCGTTGAGTTCAACGTAAACGAGGCTTTCGAAAACGAAACCGACAGGGCGGCCCTTCTTAACGTAAAGAAGGAAGAACTTGGAGCCATCAATCCAATATTCAGCTTCACCATTACCGAAATTAAAAACTTCGAGAAGGCTGAGGTTAACCAAGAGCTTTACGACAAGGCGTTTGGAGAAGGGAACGTAAAGAGCTACGAAGAGTTCGTTGCCAAGGTTGACGAAGAAATCCGCGTAAATCTTGCCAAAGAAGGCGACTATAAGCTGCTTGTAGACCTACGCGAAAAGCTTATCGACAAGGCAGACCTTCAGCTTCCTGAAGAGTTCCTAAAACGATGGATTTACGTTATTAATGAAGGCAAGTTCACCAAAGAAGCCATCGAGAAGGAATTCCCAGCATTTGCCGAAGACATGAAGTGGCAGCTTATTAAGGAATTCTTTGTAACGACCAACAACATCGAAGTTAGCGAAGAAGAGCTTCAGGCTGCTGCCGAGGAGTATGCTGGGTACCAGTTCGCTCAATACGGAATGAGAAATCTTCCACAAGAGTACCTCACCAAATACGCTAGCGACATCCTTCAGAACAAGGAAGAGAGAAGACGTATTGTTGAGAAGAAGTTCGAAGACAAGGTAGTTGCTGCTGCAAAGGAGCTAGTTAAGGTTGAAGACAAAGAGGTGAGCGCTAAAGATTTTGACAAACTATTCGAAAAATAG
- the clpP gene encoding ATP-dependent Clp endopeptidase proteolytic subunit ClpP, with product MNEFNKYATKHMGIGSLKLHQYNRMHNIYSGYINPTIIEERQLNVASMDVFSRLMMDRIIFLGVPINDDVANIIQAQLLFLDSTDSTKDVQIYLNTPGGSVYAGLGIYDTMQIINSDVATICTGMAASMGAVLLTAGAAGKRSALTHSRVMIHQPMGGAEGQASDIEITAREIVKLKKELYEIISLHSHQPLEKIEKDSDRDHWMNSFEAKEYGMIDEVLVKSSK from the coding sequence ATGAACGAATTCAACAAGTACGCAACAAAGCACATGGGGATTGGTAGCCTTAAGCTGCATCAGTATAACCGGATGCACAACATCTACAGCGGCTATATCAACCCAACGATTATCGAAGAGCGCCAGCTAAACGTTGCCTCGATGGACGTATTTTCGAGATTAATGATGGATCGCATCATCTTTCTTGGGGTACCCATTAACGACGACGTGGCCAACATCATTCAGGCGCAACTGCTTTTCCTCGACTCTACCGACAGCACGAAGGATGTTCAAATCTACCTGAACACCCCAGGAGGATCGGTTTACGCAGGACTCGGCATCTACGACACCATGCAGATCATCAACTCGGACGTTGCTACCATCTGCACGGGAATGGCAGCATCCATGGGTGCTGTACTGCTCACCGCAGGAGCCGCAGGCAAGCGCTCGGCCCTAACCCACTCGCGCGTGATGATTCATCAGCCAATGGGCGGCGCAGAGGGGCAGGCATCCGATATAGAGATTACTGCTAGAGAAATCGTCAAGCTAAAAAAGGAGCTGTACGAGATTATCTCGCTCCACTCCCACCAACCGCTCGAAAAGATCGAGAAGGATTCGGACAGAGATCACTGGATGAATTCTTTCGAGGCCAAAGAG